A section of the Clostridium felsineum DSM 794 genome encodes:
- a CDS encoding peptidoglycan recognition protein family protein, translating into MGLNIIDVGLKFKPLSYGNTPKFCVLHHAEASHCSIQDIHSWHLQNGWAGCGYHFLVRKDGTVYRGRPENAIGAHCPSRNSDSIGICAEGEYMGETMPEVQKQAIVALCQEMCQKYGKLEIGGHKQYYSTSCPGDKYPLAEIKNRVNGANISVNYGGVQMDNTVLTIQRQLNAMEGARLAEDGIMGAGTLQAIKNFQAKYGLSVDGVWGAQSANKMNQLYAQKAQQAQQVNNVPQKTIEQRLAEIEQRITALEQRK; encoded by the coding sequence ATGGGATTAAACATTATTGACGTTGGTTTAAAGTTCAAACCGTTATCTTATGGTAACACCCCTAAATTTTGTGTGCTTCATCACGCAGAGGCTAGTCATTGTTCTATACAAGATATTCACAGTTGGCATTTACAAAATGGATGGGCAGGCTGTGGCTACCATTTTTTAGTCAGAAAGGACGGAACTGTTTATCGTGGAAGACCCGAAAATGCTATCGGAGCGCACTGTCCTAGCAGAAATTCAGACAGTATTGGTATATGTGCAGAGGGTGAATATATGGGGGAAACAATGCCAGAAGTACAGAAGCAAGCAATTGTTGCGTTATGCCAAGAGATGTGTCAAAAGTATGGAAAACTAGAAATAGGCGGTCACAAACAATACTATTCAACATCATGTCCGGGGGATAAATACCCTTTGGCAGAAATTAAAAACAGGGTAAATGGTGCGAATATTTCAGTAAATTATGGAGGGGTTCAAATGGATAATACAGTATTAACTATACAAAGACAGCTTAACGCTATGGAAGGTGCTAGGTTAGCGGAAGATGGCATAATGGGCGCGGGAACATTACAGGCTATAAAGAACTTTCAAGCTAAATATGGACTATCTGTGGACGGCGTGTGGGGCGCACAATCAGCTAATAAAATGAACCAATTATACGCACAGAAGGCACAGCAAGCACAACAAGTTAATAATGTACCCCAAAAAACAATTGAACAAAGACTAGCAGAAATAGAGCAAAGAATAACTGCATTGGAACAAAGAAAGTAA
- a CDS encoding BppU family phage baseplate upper protein — translation MITREYTFMLNATTEFLQPPFLVKQSDSGSNIFNIQLIKDYSPVNLTGLILKFTVKKPDGNIIFQTPTVTDATTGQIKVVLTAQTLAVSGTANAEVSVYDNSGNRLTFFEFSFLIKANIDPTNAIESSGEFPAMTELVAHSHWHDNKPVLDDIPDNTAIGANNTLKTNADGSISWDGTLYTNTHTHTNKSTLDAIPDKATATTNQYLTKKADGSLAFARPNLVTHNLITNTTPNTATIASGITGYDSTLDLLVVSVNGVAFLLGTHYTVDASGNITFTGYTLQYNDEVLVRCYRNMK, via the coding sequence GTGATAACTAGAGAATATACTTTTATGCTAAATGCTACTACTGAATTCCTACAACCGCCTTTCCTTGTTAAGCAAAGTGATAGCGGTTCAAACATTTTTAACATACAGTTAATCAAAGACTATAGCCCTGTAAACCTTACGGGGCTTATTCTTAAGTTTACAGTAAAGAAACCAGACGGCAATATAATATTTCAGACACCTACAGTAACTGACGCTACAACTGGTCAAATAAAGGTTGTATTAACTGCACAAACTTTGGCAGTAAGCGGAACAGCAAATGCGGAAGTTTCTGTATATGATAATAGCGGGAATCGTTTAACGTTTTTCGAATTCAGTTTCCTTATAAAAGCCAACATTGACCCGACTAATGCCATAGAGTCAAGCGGTGAATTTCCGGCAATGACAGAATTAGTCGCACATTCACATTGGCACGATAATAAACCCGTACTAGACGATATTCCAGATAACACCGCAATAGGTGCTAATAACACTTTGAAAACCAATGCAGATGGCAGTATATCTTGGGACGGCACTCTTTATACTAATACCCACACTCACACAAATAAAAGCACATTAGACGCAATTCCGGACAAGGCTACAGCTACTACAAACCAATACCTAACTAAAAAAGCGGACGGCTCTTTGGCTTTTGCAAGACCTAATCTTGTAACGCATAACCTAATCACAAATACAACACCAAATACCGCAACAATAGCTTCGGGTATTACTGGGTATGATAGCACATTAGACCTGTTGGTGGTTTCTGTAAACGGTGTTGCTTTTCTGCTAGGCACGCATTATACCGTAGACGCTTCGGGCAACATAACTTTTACTGGCTATACACTGCAATATAATGATGAAGTGCTAGTTAGATGTTATAGGAATATGAAATAA
- a CDS encoding phage tail protein, which produces MIFYVLNRDEEAVTAFDSENVIDYSVLKAEINSKLNDLSTLKMELFGDCVGAEYLIEENYIYFLDLEQQPQLYTIKKVVGKHSSDHIISIECEHGRQELLDEVCLYSIYGITLQPSVMLGQILAGTRWEVGEVDTVTTHPCTGVSLDKTVLEAVYNLADDYGLAVIFRLDGAHRYVDMKAVSSRDTGKRFEYSKDINSVQRTVDTTGIKTAVIPVGGSDEEPFDIGTITWTTPTNPLNKPAGQKYLEDPTATSIYGYKGTTGKRPRYLKYKDTGAKDATELINNAYIELQKYTSPKVTYELDVVDLYRLTGDSTFTHEKIQLGDLVAVIDHEFNPPLTLKAVVNEQTINLLAPTESTIKLGDVRETLTDVQNNQADKTVNLERDLNNAKASITNLDGQLQLKVEEGDVKTIIQQSPTDIKIGFNEISNAIVMSVDGITVNTSNGDKTTLSASGLLHISGATTRPYHYLSLTGVGLLTAGSASQWVQLPSEYQNKPFTASVAMGSIQNLTSGYGLQTFNVFVVAYDYANAKFQVQGYVNVFQVSDPTNRMDIDFQYSWTVTA; this is translated from the coding sequence GTGATTTTTTATGTATTAAATAGGGATGAAGAAGCAGTCACAGCCTTTGACAGCGAAAACGTGATTGATTATTCAGTATTAAAAGCTGAAATAAACAGTAAATTGAACGACCTTTCCACTTTAAAGATGGAATTGTTCGGGGATTGCGTAGGAGCTGAATATCTTATAGAGGAAAACTACATTTATTTTTTAGACCTAGAACAGCAACCACAGTTATATACCATTAAAAAGGTGGTAGGAAAACATAGCAGCGACCATATAATTTCAATTGAGTGTGAGCATGGAAGGCAGGAATTATTGGACGAGGTTTGCCTATATAGCATTTACGGAATAACCCTTCAACCTTCTGTTATGTTAGGGCAGATACTGGCAGGTACTAGGTGGGAAGTAGGGGAAGTAGATACAGTGACAACCCACCCATGTACTGGTGTATCACTAGACAAAACTGTTCTTGAAGCTGTATACAACTTGGCAGACGACTACGGACTGGCTGTTATATTCCGTTTAGATGGAGCGCACAGATATGTTGATATGAAAGCAGTTAGTAGTCGCGACACAGGGAAAAGGTTTGAATATAGCAAAGACATAAATTCTGTCCAAAGAACCGTAGACACAACCGGCATAAAGACTGCTGTAATTCCTGTAGGTGGTAGTGATGAAGAGCCTTTTGATATCGGGACTATTACATGGACAACGCCAACAAACCCATTGAATAAACCGGCAGGACAGAAGTACTTGGAAGACCCAACAGCAACAAGTATTTACGGGTATAAAGGCACTACAGGAAAAAGACCACGTTACTTAAAGTATAAGGATACAGGGGCGAAGGACGCAACGGAGCTGATTAATAACGCCTATATAGAACTACAAAAGTATACTAGCCCTAAAGTTACTTATGAATTAGATGTTGTCGACTTGTACAGGCTTACAGGGGACAGCACGTTTACCCATGAAAAGATACAGCTTGGTGATTTAGTGGCAGTAATAGACCACGAATTTAACCCACCATTAACACTTAAGGCTGTGGTAAATGAGCAGACAATAAACCTTTTAGCACCAACAGAAAGCACCATTAAATTGGGTGATGTAAGGGAAACTTTAACAGACGTACAGAACAACCAAGCAGACAAAACCGTTAATCTTGAAAGGGACTTAAACAATGCTAAAGCCTCTATTACCAATTTAGATGGACAGCTACAACTTAAGGTGGAAGAAGGGGACGTAAAAACCATTATCCAACAGTCACCGACCGATATAAAAATAGGGTTTAACGAAATTTCCAACGCTATAGTAATGTCTGTAGATGGAATAACCGTAAATACCAGTAATGGCGATAAAACAACCCTTTCTGCTAGCGGACTTTTGCACATTAGCGGGGCTACTACCAGACCATACCATTACCTATCTTTAACTGGTGTTGGGCTATTAACTGCCGGTTCAGCTTCACAATGGGTTCAGTTACCCTCCGAATACCAAAACAAACCTTTTACAGCTAGTGTAGCAATGGGTTCTATACAGAATTTGACAAGTGGTTACGGTTTGCAGACCTTTAATGTTTTCGTTGTCGCTTATGATTATGCAAATGCCAAGTTCCAAGTACAGGGATATGTTAATGTTTTTCAAGTATCCGACCCAACTAACAGAATGGATATTGACTTTCAGTATTCGTGGACGGTTACAGCATAA
- a CDS encoding distal tail protein Dit, with amino-acid sequence MASTQFRVWFNGKEIPSYVVVQTVETTALPSISNKLTTVPGAYGAVRTGIEIGEKTIEMAVTIIPPTDKTLSETIRDLAGWLSGDSFRGGELLISEDMEVRYNAFVDSAVKVSDLIVAGQGVIRFIVPSGFGVGKTVTGTVNLSAGASMLIDYQGTAPSYPIIEWTPSSNIALTTVFFRVGTDIIFTLYSAFNAGEKVVVDMGKRNVTIAGNSGLSKVPLTSEWLKFPKADNYSVTVSHAGLYTLSYTENWF; translated from the coding sequence ATGGCAAGCACACAATTTAGAGTATGGTTTAATGGTAAGGAAATTCCTAGCTATGTTGTAGTTCAGACAGTAGAAACTACCGCCCTTCCTTCTATTTCTAATAAGCTAACTACGGTTCCGGGGGCGTATGGTGCTGTAAGAACTGGTATTGAGATTGGTGAAAAGACTATTGAAATGGCTGTAACAATTATACCACCAACAGATAAGACACTTTCAGAAACGATTAGGGATTTAGCAGGTTGGCTGTCTGGTGATAGTTTCCGCGGTGGGGAACTGTTAATAAGCGAAGATATGGAAGTTAGGTACAACGCCTTTGTTGACAGTGCGGTTAAGGTATCCGACCTAATTGTCGCGGGGCAAGGGGTTATACGTTTTATAGTTCCTAGTGGTTTCGGTGTAGGAAAAACTGTTACTGGCACGGTCAATTTATCTGCGGGAGCGTCAATGCTAATAGACTACCAAGGAACAGCTCCGTCTTACCCTATTATTGAATGGACACCAAGCAGTAATATTGCACTAACTACAGTGTTTTTCCGTGTAGGTACAGACATAATATTCACTTTATACAGTGCGTTTAATGCGGGGGAAAAAGTAGTTGTTGATATGGGTAAAAGAAATGTGACTATTGCCGGTAATTCTGGTCTTTCAAAAGTTCCCTTAACTAGCGAATGGCTAAAGTTTCCCAAGGCAGATAATTATAGCGTCACCGTTTCCCATGCGGGGTTATACACATTGTCTTATACCGAAAATTGGTTTTAA
- a CDS encoding phage major tail protein, TP901-1 family: MANVAGVDVILKVDVSGTMTAVGGQKGASLKRSAKTIDVTDKNSNAWAKSIPGVKSWSIECDGFVMLGDTALTALHTAFDSRTAIEVEIRIGANADTAGYTYTGTAVLTEFPEEYSQDDAVTYKLTLEGASPLVRTVGVVS, from the coding sequence ATGGCAAATGTAGCAGGTGTGGACGTTATACTAAAAGTTGATGTATCCGGAACAATGACAGCAGTAGGGGGACAAAAGGGCGCTTCACTTAAAAGGTCAGCAAAGACAATTGATGTAACTGATAAAAACAGTAATGCTTGGGCTAAAAGTATTCCGGGCGTTAAAAGTTGGTCTATCGAGTGTGATGGTTTTGTAATGTTGGGGGATACTGCCTTGACTGCTTTACACACAGCATTTGACAGCAGAACAGCTATAGAAGTTGAAATTAGAATTGGGGCTAATGCAGATACTGCGGGTTACACTTACACAGGTACTGCGGTATTAACAGAATTTCCAGAGGAATATTCACAAGATGACGCTGTAACATACAAGCTTACATTAGAAGGAGCAAGTCCATTAGTTAGAACTGTAGGCGTAGTTAGCTAA
- a CDS encoding phage tail terminator protein: MKLIDLVEFLKAELNTPVYPLQFPTDITDETAVVVDMKNGSFTSSIQTVNFQIMYRSNHPSTAEERANLDMDKLHNLTQKSVNGIEIILVQCSDPVAFFNGQDIDAYYIYTVDYTIKIRK; this comes from the coding sequence GTGAAATTAATTGACCTTGTTGAATTCTTGAAAGCTGAACTTAATACACCTGTTTATCCGTTACAATTTCCAACGGACATAACGGACGAAACTGCTGTAGTAGTGGATATGAAGAACGGGTCTTTCACTAGCTCTATCCAAACCGTAAACTTCCAGATAATGTATAGGAGCAACCACCCATCAACAGCAGAGGAAAGAGCTAATTTAGACATGGACAAACTACACAATTTAACACAGAAAAGTGTCAACGGGATAGAGATTATACTTGTACAATGCTCCGACCCGGTGGCTTTTTTTAATGGGCAAGATATAGACGCCTATTATATTTACACAGTTGATTACACAATAAAAATAAGAAAATAG
- a CDS encoding major capsid protein produces the protein MAITLTEAAKLSTDMLQKGVILTVVETSAVLEMIPFMEVQGNSYMYNQVTTLPTVEFRNVNEAYTEGTASFVQKTATLKILGGDADVDNFIIQTKGNINDQRQIQTTLKAKAMAETFTNMFFYGDTATNAKAFDGIAKLLASGQDISVIDTTNGALTLPDLNILIDAVPGGADALFMNRKTRRVVMNLLQASTHYIENGVDAFGKPVPMYAGIPIRVCEDTVLPDQSGAGEIFAVKFGVGTDVCGIQNGGISVRDLGELETKPVFRTRIEWYAGLAVMNTKSTARLKGIKK, from the coding sequence ATGGCTATAACACTTACAGAGGCTGCCAAACTGTCCACAGACATGTTACAAAAGGGCGTTATTCTTACAGTTGTTGAAACTTCGGCAGTTTTAGAAATGATTCCATTTATGGAGGTACAAGGTAACAGCTACATGTACAACCAAGTAACTACTTTACCTACTGTAGAATTCAGAAACGTAAACGAAGCTTACACAGAAGGTACAGCAAGCTTTGTACAAAAGACAGCAACATTAAAGATTTTAGGCGGAGACGCTGACGTGGACAACTTCATAATTCAGACAAAAGGAAACATAAACGACCAAAGACAAATTCAAACTACTTTAAAAGCTAAAGCTATGGCAGAAACATTTACAAATATGTTCTTCTATGGGGATACTGCTACAAACGCGAAGGCATTTGACGGTATAGCTAAACTTTTAGCAAGTGGACAAGATATATCTGTAATAGATACTACAAATGGTGCTTTAACACTTCCGGACTTAAACATACTTATTGACGCTGTTCCGGGTGGTGCAGACGCTCTTTTCATGAACAGAAAAACAAGAAGAGTAGTTATGAACCTTCTCCAAGCTTCTACACACTATATAGAGAACGGTGTTGACGCATTTGGTAAACCTGTACCAATGTATGCAGGAATTCCAATAAGAGTATGTGAAGATACTGTACTTCCAGACCAATCGGGAGCGGGTGAGATATTCGCGGTTAAGTTCGGTGTTGGTACTGACGTTTGCGGAATACAAAACGGTGGAATATCCGTTAGAGATCTTGGCGAATTAGAAACAAAACCAGTTTTCAGAACTAGAATTGAATGGTACGCAGGTCTTGCAGTTATGAACACAAAATCTACAGCTAGACTTAAAGGAATAAAGAAATAA
- a CDS encoding phage minor capsid protein encodes MNIKEERLIQQAFDRAYKAIFYKLYESLDYEKNPTFTVVTVAELYAFIDSTLDQLDAEITAIFPELIRQVLELAFAYAVVSMWQNQKRNKKLFTLKRALLFAQESLNDGDTYKYYMASTKDLLQATKNTRYTTKKLIQKAFNKHLTVSNLNSKSRDELANMIMKELKGNKLKQLIYKDTIAIVDKAGRRWNTRVYVDMAINTKILEAHVEGVKQFVIQNNGKGDLAVIPTNPLTVDTCKGFQGKIISMTGATPNYPTYAELKASGLIFHPRCRHAPIPYYTYEDIPEHIRKNN; translated from the coding sequence TTGAATATAAAGGAAGAGCGACTAATACAACAGGCATTTGACCGTGCATATAAAGCTATCTTTTACAAGTTATACGAAAGTTTGGACTATGAAAAAAACCCCACTTTTACGGTTGTGACAGTTGCTGAACTTTACGCTTTTATTGATAGTACCCTTGACCAGTTAGACGCAGAAATAACAGCTATATTCCCGGAACTTATACGCCAAGTTTTGGAACTGGCTTTTGCTTATGCTGTAGTTTCCATGTGGCAGAATCAAAAAAGAAATAAGAAGCTATTTACGTTAAAAAGAGCGTTACTTTTTGCACAAGAATCCTTAAATGATGGGGACACCTATAAGTACTATATGGCGTCAACTAAAGACCTTCTACAAGCTACGAAGAACACTAGGTATACAACTAAAAAACTTATTCAAAAAGCATTTAACAAGCACTTAACAGTATCAAACCTTAATTCCAAAAGTAGAGATGAACTTGCCAATATGATAATGAAGGAATTAAAAGGCAACAAACTAAAGCAACTAATATATAAGGACACTATCGCAATAGTTGACAAGGCGGGCAGACGTTGGAACACCCGTGTATATGTTGATATGGCAATAAACACAAAAATACTTGAAGCACATGTTGAAGGCGTAAAGCAGTTTGTAATTCAGAATAACGGAAAAGGCGACCTAGCAGTTATTCCGACAAACCCGTTAACTGTAGATACTTGTAAGGGTTTTCAAGGAAAGATAATAAGTATGACAGGAGCAACTCCTAACTATCCTACCTATGCAGAGTTAAAGGCAAGTGGGTTGATTTTTCACCCGCGCTGTAGACATGCACCTATTCCATATTACACCTACGAAGATATACCGGAACATATAAGGAAAAATAATTAA
- a CDS encoding phage portal protein, with the protein MENNNNQTEQIEVQMTDIPYFREGAYYPPTAHRERIDRYKKNKKVFKGEHFEVFKEYNGSKRYRDLLYISVNIAGIICKKSADFLFGESVQVKAGNGDESIEQQAFDRFVQENDLNILNYESALANAYRGDSFFKVRYGQEMGGEVPEVFDKPRVIIESQTPEYVFPEASLYNKNKIVAYHIAVPVEVVIDGVEGWQLFIESHYAGRIEYRVFNMSPVEAEANGIEYEIKTWKIDNEIQEAQQIVLTGVPMPLIVHVPNFGTDDTWQGLDDITEHLPIIDEINNRLTQIADILDKHADPAMVVPAGTLGTDIEGNPYFVVARDKVFEAQSKNDVKPEYITWDGQLQQAFTELEKLINLLLTMAEIPGVALGMNDGGGTSGTSGLAIKWRMNSLLAKINRKRQYYTRGLKQVFTIAQLLELAVGKADYALTLPLLTFQDGLPKDDAEEATVMNIRTGGAKTISQKTAIMRMEGMTAEQAEREIEQIKEEEQQAVGQEPITDLNYFNATDTTANAEGNTVTDNVNNDPTKTGYANNTDNTNLE; encoded by the coding sequence GTGGAGAACAATAACAACCAAACTGAACAAATAGAGGTACAAATGACGGATATTCCTTATTTTAGGGAAGGGGCTTATTATCCGCCGACAGCTCATAGGGAAAGAATAGACCGCTACAAGAAAAATAAAAAGGTCTTTAAAGGTGAACATTTCGAGGTTTTCAAGGAATACAACGGTAGCAAACGATACAGGGATTTACTGTATATATCCGTTAACATAGCAGGTATTATATGTAAGAAATCCGCTGATTTTCTTTTTGGTGAAAGTGTACAAGTTAAAGCGGGTAATGGTGACGAATCAATAGAACAACAAGCCTTTGACCGTTTTGTACAAGAGAATGACCTAAACATACTTAACTATGAGTCAGCTTTAGCCAACGCATACAGGGGTGACAGTTTTTTCAAAGTAAGATATGGACAGGAAATGGGCGGGGAAGTTCCGGAAGTATTTGACAAGCCACGCGTAATCATTGAATCGCAAACACCAGAATATGTTTTTCCAGAAGCGTCACTATACAACAAAAATAAGATAGTAGCATACCACATAGCAGTACCGGTTGAGGTTGTAATTGATGGTGTAGAAGGTTGGCAACTATTTATTGAAAGTCATTACGCGGGCAGAATTGAGTATAGGGTATTTAATATGTCACCCGTAGAAGCAGAAGCCAACGGCATAGAATACGAGATCAAAACTTGGAAAATAGACAACGAAATTCAAGAAGCACAACAAATTGTACTAACTGGTGTACCAATGCCCTTAATTGTTCATGTTCCCAACTTTGGGACTGACGATACTTGGCAAGGATTAGACGATATAACCGAGCACCTTCCTATTATAGACGAAATAAACAACCGTCTTACACAAATTGCGGACATACTAGATAAACACGCTGACCCCGCTATGGTTGTTCCCGCCGGCACTTTGGGGACAGATATAGAAGGAAATCCGTATTTTGTTGTTGCTCGAGATAAGGTTTTTGAAGCACAAAGTAAGAATGATGTTAAGCCAGAATATATCACATGGGACGGTCAATTACAGCAAGCATTTACTGAACTAGAAAAACTAATAAACTTACTTTTAACTATGGCAGAAATTCCGGGCGTGGCTTTAGGTATGAATGACGGTGGCGGAACTTCGGGAACTTCTGGTTTAGCTATAAAGTGGCGTATGAATTCATTGTTGGCGAAGATAAACAGAAAAAGACAGTATTACACTAGGGGATTGAAGCAAGTCTTTACTATAGCACAATTATTAGAACTTGCAGTTGGAAAAGCTGACTATGCATTGACACTACCGCTTTTAACCTTCCAAGATGGATTGCCGAAAGATGACGCGGAAGAAGCTACCGTAATGAATATCAGAACTGGTGGAGCTAAAACAATCAGTCAGAAAACCGCTATTATGCGTATGGAGGGAATGACTGCTGAACAGGCGGAGCGCGAGATTGAACAGATTAAGGAAGAAGAGCAACAGGCGGTGGGACAAGAACCAATTACCGACCTAAACTATTTTAATGCGACAGATACAACAGCCAATGCAGAGGGAAATACAGTAACAGACAATGTGAACAATGACCCAACAAAAACAGGATATGCAAATAATACAGATAATACAAATTTGGAATAG